AAAGGGTGGGAAAGCATAGAGGAGGGGTGAATCCCACGTAATGAAGAAGGCGTCCACCAGAGATTGGTGACCTAGACCTGCTCTTGAGCAAAACTATGGGCATCTGGCCTTTTTGGGAGTAGCAAACAGATCTATATTTGGGAATTCCCAGTGATTGAATATGTGTTGTAGGAGTTTTGTGTTCATCTCCCACTCATGTTCTTGTGAGAACCCCCTGCTCACTGAGTCTGCCGTGGTGTTCAGGTGTCCAGATAGGTAAATGGCAGAGATGTTGGATACACCAGTTCCACAATTTCAGAGCTTCTGTACATAGGGATTGGGACCTCGTTCTGCCCTGTCTGTTGATACAGAACATGCAGGCGAGGTTGTCCATCATTACTGTTATAGTCCTTTGTCTGATTATGGTAGAAAGTGTCGGCATGCATTGCGGACTGCCCATAATTCTAGGAGGTTGATGTGCAATCCAGATTCTGAGGGGAACAACTTGCCCTGTACTGTGTGAGTCTGTAGATGTGCTCTCTTCAACCAAGTAGTGAGGCGTCGGTCATCAGTATCAAGGACGGTGCTGGCTGGAGGATGGGGACTCTCATATAGATATTTCGGGGTTGTGTCCACCAGTCTAATGAGTCCTTGATCTTAATCAGTATTGAGAGCAGTTTGTTTAGCCTGTGTCTGTGGGATACATACACTGTGCGTAGCCATCCCTGAAAGCAGCAAATGTGTAATCTGGCGTGTTTCACCATGAATGTGGCCACTGCTATATGACCAAGCAGCTGTAGACAAGTCCTGGCAGAGACTGATGGGCTAGTTCTCATGGTGGAAATGAGACTGGTTATTGCGGAAAATCCGTGAGCTGGGAAAAAGGCTTCGGCCTTTATAGCATCCAATAGGTCCCCAATAAATTCAAGATGGTGTACTGGCAACAGTATCGATTTTTGTATGTTTATCTGGAGACCGATGGtgcctgctgcagaggaaaggtATTGGGGCCAGGGTCTGAGGCTGGTCACAATGAGTTCTCCGTTAGTAAAAGTTTTAGCCTCAATTCACAGTCCTCTCTGGACTGAGCCTTCAATTTGAGGCAGTGGGTACACATTTGTGATATGTGCCCCTCAGCCAATCAGCATATGCACCGTGAGTGGCCATCGCTCACTGAGATGTCCTCATGACAGCAGAACCACCTCTTAAACCTGGGGGATCTGGGCATAGCGCTGGGTAAGGAGAACTTCCTGGTAGGGAAGGGTGTAGAAAAGGAAACCTACACTAATCTAGAAGTAACAGGGAGGAAagagccaaaggaaaaaaatgttttatgagggggtaaatggaagaaaaaaattaaaggaaacagcTCCTAACTAGGAAATAGTAATGAAAGCACTATTACTATTACTAAGCAGTATTACTAAGGGAAGTAAAGACATATGCAGGGCTCTGCTAAGGTTACTGTCCCAGACCAAGGTGgttgagaaagaactgagggtgTTTGGACTGTACAGCACTATATAGATGCTGCTCATGTCACAAGATGGGGAGGAGTGCATGTATGGCACAACGGGTACTGCTACCAAAGAGCTCCGATTCCAGGCACAGGGACACTACCACACCTACAGCGCAGCACcaatagggacactactcaaagaagaagctTCACAACCATGGACAGGAAGTTCCAGAAAGGCAAGAAACCATTCATGTTCCTTCTTTCTTGGCCCCCTTCCACAGGTTTTCTACACTGGGGAAGTCTGGCCTAAGGTTTGATTAGaatagggggagattttcaaaggcacaaatgggagttagatgctcAACTTCTATTAACTTTCAGTGGAAATTGGTGCCTACATGCCCtatatgcctttgaaaatctcccctttattctgtatttttgtgcatattttaaataactaaatCTCTTACTCACCAATCAGATAGCTATTGCTGTGTTTTAAGGCACAAGGGAAAGGGGGTAGACATCCTGCCAAACACCTTGTTATACAGAATATGGCTCTTTGTAATATGCAATTAAAAATAACTGAAAGTACTAAACTGGAAATTACTATCACGTAACTGGAGTCTTGATATTAGGAACTGATTTCACAGCACTTAAACTCctttagaaaaaaacaataaatttTGTTGGCATTTGACTTCTGGTTAACACTGTGTAATGTGATCACTGTAACAGTATTACAgtccaatcctgcattccttagaGAAGGAAAGCTGaatttgacttcaatgagacttttCCCTGTGTGAAAAattcaggattgggcctttaatAACAATTTACACTATTAAGCAACATATGTAATAATATCAGCTGTCAAAGAGGTGTGGTTTAATGATGGgaacagaggcctggggccaggactTTCTGATTTCCAATCCCTGCCTTGATAATTACTTCTACTGTGGCTTTCTGTAAATCTTCTCATCCACTTGGGCAAGTCTACTTAatatttcccttctgtaaaataatGTTTGCAATGTTTATTGACCTACGTATTACGAGGGTTGATGTTTATAAAGCATTCTgaacaagaaaaatatttattattatatcatCCTGCCCACCATCTTGCATGCAGAACTTTTCTTCAACTTAGTGATGGGTTTTGCATAAAAATCAATGGCAAGATATTCCCCCCAGTTACATTTTTTCATTTGCCCACTCTATTTTCTTAACTGTACTAAAACAGAGAAACTTTACAAATGAATGTTTTATAAATAGCAGATGGTCGGCTTTTGCAaccaatacaataaaaatattttctaaaggataataaaagacattttaatataaatgtaCAGTAGAAAATACAATATAAGATATAAACAATTATTTTACAAGGAACGCGCAAGATAAAAGGTACACtgaaataaacaagggaaatatGAAAGTTTGTACATAATATAGAATATCTATTTTAACACTGCTAAAGAAAATACAGGGCAGGGTGGACAGGCCAGGAGCAGGACACAAATATTGTACCTTTCTGCACCCAGTGAAGCTCCAATGGAATTTCAAGAGGAAACTGTGGCCAGTGTGGGTCTGTAGTAGAGATGCCCCAATAAAGCCACACTATGAGGGGAGCTGCTGAGAGTACGGGCTCATAGGCATTGGGCCTCTGAACGGATGATCAGGGCCTATCACAAATTCTCTGGGAACCACTAGATTTGTGCACTGAGCCCATagtctccccagcccctccacacaaATAGTGGTGATACCCCACAAGGGGATCTTCATGGAGATTACTGCCTCAGAGCCACATCATGGTTCGACCCTGACCTTTAACACAGTTTATATCAGTAGTATAGAGTGTCCCGTAGAGTGTATGACATATGCACTAAAAGATTAAATTAATTCTAATTAGCTAACTATGAAACCTCCAAGTCTGAAACTAGTCTAAGGTTAGTCACAATATGTTTCTTGTTATATATGCTATAGTTTTATTCTCTaaagcagaatttttaaaaaggaataaaaaaatgggggaaaaccCAAAGAAAGTCATTCCAGCACAGATCTTTACAACTCAGACTGGCCTGATAGGTTAGTGTTAAAAGGCTATATTACATTTGATAGTGTTTTCAACAAAGACCAGTAACTGCTCTGTGATATCAAGTTCTCAGCATGTTGGTAAGATGATTCATTAAAGTTGAATTCCATTCAACACTATCTTTGGAAGAAAATTTGAATGAATATTCAGTGTATGACCCATCATTTTTTAAAGTGGCCCATCCACTGAGGACTAATTGACCCTCTTGATTTCAAGAATTAACATTGTGCATGTGATTGTGTACTTTGACTTAATATAGTATTATTTCACTATGCTAATATTAAGAGTAATTATTTCATTTATTGCCCCTTTAAGTTTAGCATTAATGTAAAAGTGTATTCCAGCCAAAATCAACCCCAGACACAGTTCCTTCTGACAGTCTATTTCTAGACAAGATGGGAATAATTTGCAGAAGGGCTATGAGTGGAAGGCATGACCACATCAGTGAGCATATGTGGATAGACATCTCAATCATATCCCCTGACTATTAGATCACACCATATATAAAGCCCCTTCTGCAGCTCTAGTCATGGAAAGTCTGCGGGGAAACCACTTTCTGACTGTGACTGTAAGAGACCAGAATAAGTACAGCCAACTTTTTCCCTGTGCTCCTATTGCTGGCTGTGGGTTTTCTGGAGGCTGGCTCTTTTGCAgtgccagaatttggcccactgaccTGTGTAGAAGTTACAAAGacaaaaagaaagtcaaggatATGCCAGTGAAAATATTGGAATAGAGACCAAAGGGCAATCCACCCTTTTAGAGTCTGCACTTATGCAATGTTATTTTAATGGACTTGCTTACTGTTTATCCAAAGTAATTTCAGCTACTGTATATGCTTGATATAACAAACTCATGTGAATGAACATAgagaatcaatatatttgaaaatgaatttaaaagtCTAGCTAAACAAAGCCATATTTCAATAAAGTACCATTAAACACTAACAAActtctaatattttattttggtggtAAAATACTTGAATTCACTTTGGCTGAATAACATTAGCTTGaagaatttttattaaacaaactaATGATTTTTTCTAGGAAAAGAAAAAGTTCAAATCCACGTCTTTTTCAaagtttcttttccttctctccaaGAGACTGAAACTGAGATgaagatatttttataaagcTTAACTATGCTTTTTTCCTCCCAATTTGCAATATGAGAATTTCTTTCACCTCAACACTTTTAGATTTTAGTCAATGTTTCACAGGAATTTTTCTTTATtcctgaattttttaaattgaggCATGTTAAGGAGTTTCTGAGGGGATTTTGGCAGAAGTTTTGGTCAAATGTTTAACATTTTCCTGTGCCTGCTTCAGCATCTGCTGTAGTAAAATCCTAATGAATATCTTTAGTTCTCTTAGCAGTTCATGCATGTGGCCAAGTTGCATTTGTTTTGATCTGCTGTTAGGATTGTTTGGTATGTGTTTTACTGTTTCTGACAGCTTCAAATGAGTAACTAGGCTAgcagtgtttgtttcttttctccgCCAATTACTTGTCTTCTGTCTCTTAAAATGAGTTGACATCATTATGGTACTTCCAAATTTGCTGTGAATTGTGGATTTTCTAGTAATCAATCCTACATTTACTATTTTGTGGTGaattttagaaactgatttttttcatctaTCTTTTAAACCTTCGAATAAAAGCTATAATTTTGTGCCTCTAGGTCTTTCTGCCattctcttttctattttctttatcTGCTTTACTGTTTCTTTATTCCCTTTGGTTTTTAAAACACTATtctgttcatttgttttaaatgtcttgAGTCTGAATTTATGCTCGGaattatgctttatttttttaaaagaaacagaatgaGGAGTTTTCCAAGAGTTCATGTGTgacatctttcttttcttttcagctcTTCCCATATGTTTTGGGAAGGACAGTATTCCTGGAGGCTGAGCAGTACTTTTTGATAATATTAGAATTTTCATGTTTGGTTTTTGTGTTCCTATGGGAACATGAGActtatttggggatttttttattttaagactaATATCAATTCCTGTAACTTTTTCATTACCAACTGTTCTGTGTCTTGCAAAGTATTTAAGAAAATCACCAAATTTCTGCAAGAAATTATTCAAAGATGTTTCTCTTGTATTTCTTCTAAAACCAATTAGGTTTCTCCTTAGTCTTTTTGATAATTTACTCTGAACAGTAACTGGTGTAACATAAACTGACAAATAATTGGATGAGTTATCGTGAattactggatttttaaaatcctttactCTTTTCTGTATGtgtatttctctttttcttctttccttcagtACTAACGTTTGCTCCTTCTTGGCATTACTTATTGAGTTCTTTTTTCTGCAGTTAGCTTTTCTGTTCTTAATATTTTTagtatattttaatgttttttgttttttggcttttcCAGCACCGCGATATAATCTTCTGACACATTTATGAGTTTGTTTCTGATTTCTAAACTTTATATTCCTAACTTGTtcctgcattttgcctttactggtctgtttgttttttatcatacatatttgtgttttattgttttttctggAAATCCAGCTGTCATTTCTTGTGGCCCTTAGTATTGATTTTGTGAAAATAaatctttttctccttttttccaaaaGTATTCTTCTCCTTTTTTCAGAAGCCCACCTAATCTTCTGTGAAACATCAGCGTCTACATAAATATTTCGCTTTTTCTGAGCAATGATCTCCTGAagattctaaaaaagaaaaaaatatataataaattttaGTATGCTCCATagtgcacgtgtgtgtgtaatttagaTAGCAGATCTATCTATCTGCTGCAAGTCATAGACTACCTATTTACATTTGTAAGGTACCTAGGAATTGTCATACTGGACtgttccatctagtccagtatcctgtctttgacagtggctgttaccagatgcttcagagaaatgaACAAGAAATCCCACAATGAACAGTTTGGAATAACTGTGGAAGGTTAGGAATAACAGGAGAGGCTGCTTCCTGACATCCATAAATTAGTGGTCAGTTTATAatctgaagcatgaaggtttataATCATACCAAAAAAATCTTAACTTATGTAACTGTAGATGTTCTCATTATTCATGTAAATGTCCCTattccttttttgaatcctgctataCTCTTAGCCACAATGATAGCTTGTGGTAATGAGTACCACAGCTTAattatgcttttttgttttgtttttgttaaggtAATTCCCATACAAACACACGATTGCCTGGTTTCtgaagtgttttgggtttttttttgttcaaatgcTTTAAGAAAACACataatgttgatttaaaaatacaaGGGGAGGCCTATCTTAATCAAATAAGCAGTCTGCAAGCTACAAACCAAATTTAATATATACATATTGATTCTTCACATTGATggttgtgtagtcatttatacatGTGCTATTTGAATATAAAATATCACCAAAATCAGAGCGGCAGCATCTTACACCTTACTTTCATTCAATTTGCACattgtaaatgactacacaagatacaaggaagtggagaatcagaccttgtctacactgagaatTTATCCTGGTTGCAGCAATCATTAGTGAGCTATCAGCGCAGTTGCACTGTTGCAAACCCTGACTCCAGACAAGGAAAGCTATGATTTGTACCAGTGGCACATACTCCTACCTGAAACTGAGGGGAAGCTCCTCTAGTACACATAGGAGTTTTTCTTATCTACAATTGAGGTTTATATTAGTTCAGCTATAATAGATGGTCATTGATTAGCAATTTGCTCTGATTCCAACAGGGCAAGTAAGTTCCTCAGGCCCTTAAGCCCATAAATTTATaaactcagagactttaagggcagaagagaccattgtgatcatgtctaacctcctgcacattgtaggTCAAAAAACCTCACCCAGAGAATCTCCATCTTACATTACTACAACAAGTAACTCTTTAATAGACatttttttatacttcatttggaGGGTGGGGCTGCTATTgtactaaaataaattaaaataatttaattaagaATAGGTTGTTTACAGAAGTATTattgtatatttattatttatatagagaGATTTATTGTGCAACCAATATATGTACAATATTCATCACTTATTATAGATGATGTAATTCATTTGTCACAAATTTATGGGGCTTAGTTGTATTTTTAATGTTACTAGGTTTAAGTAATACTTCCATTGTTTTTACAAATTTGCAACACAAAATAGAGCAGCACAAAAGTTGAACAGCCACTTAAGTTCCAAACATAGGGGTCTCTATTGTATCTAAAGCTTTGGATTTATGTGCAGATCTTCTAATAGTGTTCTGCGTGCAAATCCTCTAAACAGAGATACCAGCGGAAGAATGGATTTAAGAAAATTTACTGGTTTATTTTTTAGAAACACAAATTCTAAATAAAAAACAATGGTGGTGGGCCCCAAATCTTCTATTAAAGGCATGTTTCCAGGCATGGGGAGGCtatccctgcagccctgccccatccGCATGAGACCCCGCTCTCTGCGGCAGGAGCCTTGAGCCCCCGGCCCTCCCCCTGCGGCCAGAGAAGCCCTGGGCCAGCTGGAACCCCAAgccacccttccccacccccaccaccagagGATCCCCAGGCCGGCCTGAGCAGCCACAGCCCCGGACTGGGCCGAGGAGCCCCA
The sequence above is a segment of the Chelonia mydas isolate rCheMyd1 chromosome 24, rCheMyd1.pri.v2, whole genome shotgun sequence genome. Coding sequences within it:
- the LOC119564277 gene encoding uncharacterized protein LOC119564277 isoform X2, with protein sequence MHQSNEEVNEMMSKILGDLEPTEVIPRKQLPLKNLQEIIAQKKRNIYVDADVSQKIRWASEKRRRILLEKRRKRFIFTKSILRATRNDSWISRKNNKTQICMIKNKQTSKGKMQEQVRNIKFRNQKQTHKCVRRLYRGAGKAKKQKTLKYTKNIKNRKANCRKKNSISNAKKEQTLVLKERRKREIHIQKRVKDFKNPVIHDNSSNYLSVYVTPVTVQSKLSKRLRRNLIGFRRNTRETSLNNFLQKFGDFLKYFARHRTVGNEKVTGIDISLKIKKSPNKSHVPIGTQKPNMKILILSKSTAQPPGILSFPKHMGRAEKKRKMSHMNSWKTPHSVSFKKIKHNSEHKFRLKTFKTNEQNSVLKTKGNKETVKQIKKIEKRMAERPRGTKL
- the LOC119564277 gene encoding uncharacterized protein LOC119564277 isoform X1: MPKESEEELLTSHMHQSNEEVNEMMSKILGDLEPTEVIPRKQLPLKNLQEIIAQKKRNIYVDADVSQKIRWASEKRRRILLEKRRKRFIFTKSILRATRNDSWISRKNNKTQICMIKNKQTSKGKMQEQVRNIKFRNQKQTHKCVRRLYRGAGKAKKQKTLKYTKNIKNRKANCRKKNSISNAKKEQTLVLKERRKREIHIQKRVKDFKNPVIHDNSSNYLSVYVTPVTVQSKLSKRLRRNLIGFRRNTRETSLNNFLQKFGDFLKYFARHRTVGNEKVTGIDISLKIKKSPNKSHVPIGTQKPNMKILILSKSTAQPPGILSFPKHMGRAEKKRKMSHMNSWKTPHSVSFKKIKHNSEHKFRLKTFKTNEQNSVLKTKGNKETVKQIKKIEKRMAERPRGTKL